Part of the Tachypleus tridentatus isolate NWPU-2018 unplaced genomic scaffold, ASM421037v1 Hic_cluster_2, whole genome shotgun sequence genome is shown below.
GATTGAAATGATGTTTGGCATGTGCAAATATAATGCTGTAGGTGATATCTAGCATGTGTAAATATATGGGTGGAGACAATAAAGggttaattaaactacttaaaataatacatattattaaacttgGTACAAAAAGATACTTTATGacttaaatattagtattacataagatttaattcttaagttaaaaaatgaatatacttcTCTACACAATCTGGTGATGCTCTGacttttcatttacaaatattttttttctctctcctcTGTGAGGGTTTCAGATTGTTCAACCAATTAGAAACGTACATATAGCAGATACTAACAActcagaatataaaatttcaacccAAATGACAAATCCTTGTATTATCTtctgtttttcaagaaatttgtGTTATTCTCATTTATATTGCTGTTGGAcaattggttgtatttatataactaataaaagaGTGTATTCTATCCATAAATCAggcaagtttctttttgtttcggcagttttttgtttttggttttttttataaacctgaTTGTGGGTTAGTTAGAAATACCagttgttttacaattttattcaagtgcattatgcaatattttttaatgtaacataattattcatagtactaaacagaaattttaatatccttttataaacattaaaataatcacaagagatttcataacattcaccatcagttttatttttattatgaaagaagtaacatttgtacaaaactttaacatattttttatccAAGGAAGATGGAAGGTTTGTTTCTAGATTCTGTTTTGTGTGCAGTAAAAAGTTATACATCTTCAAGAGAGAAACTTTACTGACTTCATCTTCAGCAGCATTTGAAACAACTACACTAACTCTTTTAATGACTGTATTTCAGGATTGATACacaaaaattgttcaaataaaacacaaatagaaCTTGAAGACAAAACACTTGGATGATGAAATTACTTTTCTGCTGGTACAAATCTATTAAAATTTTCCAGACATCAGATTCACAAAATTCCAGCAAAATCTCCTCACTCAATAggatttcaaagaaacttttggAAGAAAACTGtagaattaatttctaacaattagATATTGCATATAAGAGCACAAAATGTACTTAGTTGTTTAAGTTAGAAAgttaactttatttcaaaaaacTTGACTGAGTACAGAAAACCGTTTTAAGGTaaagttgaaaatttataaaatgcaaaacatcctctataaaataaattgtttaaagtgCTGGCTTCTATTTtaaggtcattttatttcatgatttctTCATTCAGGTACCAAGACCATAGAGAGCCTCCAACAGCAAACAACAAATATGAATATAAGTCAATATATTGGCAGTTTGCTACAACTTGCTTGatgttcgtttttaattttacggttggaaacaattttttcaaattatagatcttattttttaatcaaacttaattacatttacagttcattttagtttatattaaaataaatcaatttacagTATCTTTCACTTTagaacataaaatacaactttctttcttcaaaatatggaatattttaaatgCTAATTGTAGAACAAACCTGAGACTTTTATTTAACtaaagttttcaaaacagataTAGAGTGTGAATAGCTTTACTAAATcaccttttatttgtaatttaaattttttttgagGAAGCTAAGCACATGTTTTGATGTACATAAACCCACAGGACCAGTTGAGAAATGCTGTATTAAATTAACTTGAAGGGAGTtggaaactttttaacatttactgcaactgaaaatatataaacattataacgatgtacagttgtttttaatgaagCAACATAAATAGGCTATAATaggtaatacattttacttcagcCAGGACAAtcctagaatgtttttaaaagcttCAGTAACATTTACTAAGTCATCCTTCACAAAATGGATGGGttaatcatttttgttataaaactatcCTTTTTTATTACCCAATTATAAAagtgttagattttttttgtgGCTTCTGTTCATCCAgtgtaatgtttttctaattGTGTAGCACTGATACTGTTCTGAATGACTGTACATGCTCattagtaatttaagaaaaattcatGACTTAATCAttgttcataaagttttataatctgCATTGGTTAAACAATGTTATGTAAAaggattatgttttaaaaattgctCCAGTGAAACTTAtcatgttttttactttttttagtgTCTTGTATTTATCATCTCATCTTGGATTTGTTGGTTGATCCCTGACATTCCAAAGTCTGTGAATCTTCAGATTAGGCATGAAAATCATGTCATCAATGATATGATTATTGAACATGAACTAAGAAAAGCAAAGTATCTTGCtttgaatggaaaaaaaaaaaaggagccaGGTTGGAAGATACATGTAAGTTGACCAAAGGTAAGTTTgtgaatattctgtttgttacttagtatatatttttatttgtgtgtgaatAAGTAAGAGAGTATAGTTAGAGGTTATGGCTTGTGTAAGTGTGCATACTGCATGTTAGCAGGTTCTTCAACTGATCAAAACTTGGTAAAACAAGAT
Proteins encoded:
- the LOC143243277 gene encoding anoctamin-1-like — its product is MIFQQDWHVDSILIGIWYRILNSVGKISVITNALIIAFTSSFIEETFYKVFISPDGSLNGFLNFTLSDFNISDFPGDLNILSEPDTSVEYCKYQDHREPPTANNKYEYKSIYWQFATTCLMFVFNFTCLVFIISSWICWLIPDIPKSVNLQIRHENHVINDMIIEHELRKAKYLALNGKKKKEPGWKIHVS